A part of Roseofilum capinflatum BLCC-M114 genomic DNA contains:
- a CDS encoding clan AA aspartic protease — MMQGVVNLRREATLTVVVGISNRQMQTIDTVIDTGFSGFLSLSSAIITTLNLPWIASDIVTLGDGSETLFDLYTALVIWDGQYREIYIAESETEPLLGMALLYGYRLQVDTVEGGIVKIEAL; from the coding sequence ATGATGCAGGGGGTCGTGAATTTACGTCGTGAAGCAACACTTACTGTTGTTGTCGGTATCTCGAATCGACAGATGCAAACTATCGATACAGTAATTGATACAGGATTTAGTGGGTTTCTGTCTCTATCATCTGCAATCATCACTACCCTTAATTTACCTTGGATTGCTTCCGATATCGTCACCTTGGGCGATGGCAGTGAAACTTTGTTCGACTTATACACCGCGCTCGTGATTTGGGATGGGCAGTACCGCGAAATTTATATTGCAGAGTCGGAAACGGAACCCCTGCTGGGCATGGCGCTACTCTATGGTTATCGATTGCAGGTTGATACTGTTGAGGGTGGTATCGTTAAGATAGAAGCTTTGTAA
- a CDS encoding AAA-like domain-containing protein, which translates to MPTPLDNLSPEERKDWRELEQRLQQAGGTLTEVSQRELAEEFHVSPATLKRRLEKFKDEGLIDVEVEGKGRYSKTTITLSGYQPPYQALNERPMSPLVGVLPLNSLFRLEREADRACQQAFQIPRTSRIFLRLKGIRHSGKSTSLAGLREWLEREQGHCVGYVNLSSSAFSPNAFEDLSKLLYEFTNVITTTFRPYLRNRELPDLKTLWRDDIASGLNCETYLADHVFSQLPTPATLLIDGLDKVIGHPSTQNDFCNILRTWNEEKMKNVGQGPIIWPNIVVAYSTEPYPTHGIVGSVFYNVGLEINLSELTESEVTELAGHYQLPDWNSSKTQELMKWVGGHPALIQEALFYLSGSKTLTIADLGGPRLGSDFFRNHLFEKMQLLQPEKPSPLLTCFQTILKGEDCRDEYAKFQLEQAGLIQFEAGKTEVIELYRQYFGKVLSPQIPR; encoded by the coding sequence ATGCCCACTCCCCTCGATAACCTGAGTCCCGAAGAGCGGAAAGACTGGCGCGAGCTAGAGCAACGGCTGCAACAAGCTGGCGGCACGCTCACGGAGGTCAGTCAACGTGAATTAGCAGAGGAGTTCCATGTCTCCCCTGCTACCTTGAAGCGCAGGTTAGAGAAGTTCAAGGACGAGGGCTTGATTGATGTGGAGGTTGAAGGTAAGGGACGTTACAGCAAAACGACAATTACCCTGAGTGGGTATCAACCGCCATATCAGGCATTGAATGAGCGGCCTATGAGTCCCTTAGTTGGAGTGTTGCCCTTGAATTCTCTCTTCCGTCTGGAGCGGGAGGCAGACCGTGCTTGTCAGCAAGCGTTTCAAATCCCGCGCACTTCCCGGATATTCCTCCGGCTCAAGGGCATCCGGCACAGTGGGAAATCAACCTCCTTGGCAGGTTTACGGGAGTGGCTAGAGCGAGAACAGGGGCATTGTGTTGGATATGTCAATCTGAGTAGCAGTGCGTTTTCCCCTAATGCTTTTGAGGATTTATCGAAACTGCTGTATGAATTCACCAATGTCATTACCACTACCTTTCGGCCCTATCTCCGTAATCGAGAATTACCCGATTTGAAAACCCTTTGGCGCGATGATATTGCCTCCGGTCTCAATTGCGAAACCTACCTGGCTGACCATGTGTTTAGTCAACTTCCTACCCCTGCCACCCTTTTAATTGATGGATTAGACAAAGTGATAGGTCATCCTTCCACCCAAAACGATTTTTGTAATATTCTTCGCACCTGGAATGAGGAGAAAATGAAGAATGTGGGCCAAGGGCCAATCATTTGGCCCAATATCGTGGTTGCCTATTCCACCGAACCCTATCCCACCCATGGCATTGTTGGTTCTGTCTTCTACAATGTGGGTCTTGAGATTAACCTTTCAGAACTCACTGAGTCCGAGGTGACTGAACTGGCTGGCCATTATCAGTTGCCGGATTGGAACTCAAGCAAAACCCAGGAACTTATGAAGTGGGTGGGGGGACATCCGGCACTGATTCAAGAAGCTCTATTTTATCTCTCTGGCTCAAAAACCCTAACCATTGCCGATTTAGGCGGGCCGAGATTGGGGTCAGATTTTTTCCGCAATCATCTTTTCGAGAAAATGCAGCTTCTACAACCGGAAAAGCCGAGTCCATTGCTGACTTGTTTCCAAACCATCCTCAAGGGAGAAGACTGCCGAGATGAATATGCTAAGTTTCAGCTAGAGCAGGCTGGGTTGATTCAATTTGAAGCCGGAAAAACAGAAGTAATTGAACTCTATCGGCAGTATTTCGGCAAAGTTTTATCGCCACAAATCCCAAGGTAA